ACCCCTTCGCTGGCGATTCCGATCTGCTGATGACGTTCGCGCTCGACACGCCCACGCAGTTCGTCACGCTGACGCACGAAGGCATGGCGGAAACGGGGCTCGACCCGCAGTCGCTGTACGAACTGGCGATCGACAACATGCTCCGGCAGGTGGAGCCCAATCTCGGCACGCAGGATCTTGTCATGTACAAGGCCCTGGTGACGGGCGACGACTTTGAGGCCTGCATGCTGCTGCTGCCGGACCTCTGGGAGCAGCTGTCACAAGGGTTCAAGGGCGAGTTGATAGCCGTGGTGCCGAGCCGCAGCGTCATCTACTTCATGGACAGCGGGGCGAGCTTCGAGGCCCGGGGGAAGTCGATCACGGCCGAGACCATGCTGGGCCTCATGTGTTCAGCCGCTGCCGAGGTCAAGGCCGAGGCGGGGCCCAATGGCCTCTCCGACAAGGTGATGGCGCTGACCCCGGACGGCTGGCACGTTCGCGGCACCTTCGAGGACCACATGTCGGCACTGGAGGCCTGACGAGGCCTCCACGGGCTTCCTTTCAGCTGCCGGCCCACACGTCCAGCACGTAGCGCTGGTCGGCAATCATCTTGTCCATCCACGCCGTGCTGTCGTGCCCATGCTCGCGCGCCAGATCGCTCAGCGTGCGCCGCACGTCGGGCTCCATGCGCGAGCCGTCGCCGCACACGTAGACCACCGCGCCGGCCTCCAGCAGCTTCCACACTTCGGCGGCCTGCTCGCGGATCAGGTCCTGCACATAGACCTTGCGCTCGCCCGCGCGCGAGAACGCGGTGTGCAGTTTCATCACGCCGCGGTGCGCCCAGGCCTGGAGTTCGTCGGCGTAGATGAAGTCCTGCTCGGGATGGCGGCATCCGAAGAACAGCAGCGCCTCGCCGAGCGCGTTGCCTGCCTCGATCTGCGCCGCGCGCTCCTGCAGGAACCCACGGAACGGTGCGAGGCCCGTGCCTGGGCCGACCATGATGAGCGGTCGGCTCGCATCGTCCGGCAGCCGGAAGCCTTCGGCCGTGGTCTCGCGCACCACGCCGTGCACCGTGTCGCCGGCCTCTGCGCGCGCCAGGAAGTTGGAGCACACGCCCTCGAAAGTACCGATGCCCGACTTGGCCGGGCCGCTCACCACACCCACCGTCACGCTGCACTTGCCCGGCGTCATCGTCGGCGACGAAGAGATCGAGTAGTAGCGCGGCGACAGCGGCGACAGCATTTCGAGAAACACAGCGAACGGCACCTGGCAGGCGCGGTGCTCTTCCAGCAGGTCGAGCAGCGACTTGCGCTTGTGGAGCACGTCGGCCTTGTATGCGGCCTGCGAAGCCTCGTCGCTGCCCGACAGCGCCGCGAGCCTGGGCTTGGTGAACGGGCACTCGGTGTAGGCCGCGAGCGTGGCGATCTGCTTGCGCGTGGCCACGTCCTGCAGCTCGACGTAGTCGCCCAGCAGGCGGTCGACCGCAATCACCTGCTCCACTGGCAGCGCTGCCTTGCGGCCCGCGCCAGCATGCAGGCGCACGTGGGCCGTGCGATCGAAGCCGAAGCGCGCCATCGCGCGTTCGACCTGCGCCGGGCTGTTGCGCGGCACCACGCTCAGGTGGTCGCCGGCGCGGTAGATCAGGCCCTCGGGCAGCATCAGCTCGACGTGGCGCGTGGAGCGGCCGGCTTCTCCGTTGCCTCCGCTTTGCAGCTCGCGGTTCTCGATCACCCGCAGCGCCACCGCGCCCAGCGCATCGACGATCGCGTTCTTCTGCGGCGGCGGCAGCTCTTCGAGCGTGTAGAGCGGTTCGCTCTGCACGGGCGTGTCGGCGCCGGTCTTGATGTCGAAGGCCTTCACCAGCTCGGGCCAGAGCGCGTCGCTCCAGTCCTGGAAGGCGCCGTCCATGTCCTCGCGCGCATCGCCTTCGCCGCGCGGATGCACGCGCGTGGCGCCCAGTGCTTCGAGCCGCTCGTCGATGCGGCGCGGCACGGCCTGGTAGGTGGCGGCCCAGTCGGTGTTGCCGCAGCCGAACACGCTGAAGCGCACGCCGTTGAGCGAATCGTCGGCCTTGTCGAGCCAGCGATGGAACTCGGCCGCGTTGTCGGGCGCCACGCCGTTGTACGAGGCGCAGACGATGGCCACCGCGCCGTTGGCAGGCAGCCGCTCGGCATAGTCGTCGAGCGAGGCCAGCTGCGTGGAGAAGCCGCGCATCTCGCCGGCCTCGGCGAGTTGGCGCGCAAGGTCTTCGGCCGTGCCGAGGTTGGAGCCCTGCAGCACCAGCAGCGAGGTGCCATGGCGTGCTGTCTGGGGTTTGCGCGCGGCAGCTTGCACGGGCTGCACGGGGGCTGCGGCCGCGTCGGTCATGTTGCCGCGCGGACGCGAAGCCGGGTCGCGCAGCAGCGCCTTGATCTTGAAGTTCTCGGGCTTGATCGTCAGCGCTTCCTTGATCTTCAGCTTGTAGCCCGTGTGGTCCACGAGGTTGAAGCGCTGCAGGATCATCCCCAGCGTGAGCACCGCCTCCTGCAGCGCAAACTGCCGCCCGATGCAGGCGCGCTGCCCGTTGCCGAAGGGCTTGAATGCGTTCACCGGCCGCTCGCGCTCGGCCTCGCGCGTGAAGTTGTCGGGGTTGAACTGGTCGGCATCCTCGCCCCAGATGCCCTTGTCACGATGCAGCGCCAGCGCATGCATGATGATCATGTTGTTCTTCTTGATCGTGTACTGGCCGCCGATCTTCGTGTCTTCCTTGGCGCGCATCGAGATCGCGGGCGCGGTCGGGTACAGGCGCAGCGATTCCTTCAGCACCTGCATCACGTACTGCAGGCGGTTGACCTGCGCGTAGGTGGGCTT
This is a stretch of genomic DNA from Variovorax paradoxus. It encodes these proteins:
- a CDS encoding bifunctional cytochrome P450/NADPH--P450 reductase gives rise to the protein MAGKNSLYPIPHPAKKPFVGNLLSIGSDSPVLDMWKIAQDLGGIYWLDMPGMPVIVVSSPALVDELCEEPRFDKSTRGALRRLRAASHGLFTSDTHEETWSKPHNILLANFSQRAMQAYHPMMLDIAGQLVTKWERLNFDEEVDVVRDMTALTLDTIGLCGFGYRFNSFYREGFHPFVDAMVRTLETVQNRRGLPLEELMLKKELTQQRKDIRYMHKMVEDIIEERRTSGADIATKPDLLSYMIAGVDKKSGEQLTDKMIRDECIEFLIAGHETTSGLLSFAIYFLLNSPEAMAKAQAEVDNVFGPDTTQKPTYAQVNRLQYVMQVLKESLRLYPTAPAISMRAKEDTKIGGQYTIKKNNMIIMHALALHRDKGIWGEDADQFNPDNFTREAERERPVNAFKPFGNGQRACIGRQFALQEAVLTLGMILQRFNLVDHTGYKLKIKEALTIKPENFKIKALLRDPASRPRGNMTDAAAAPVQPVQAAARKPQTARHGTSLLVLQGSNLGTAEDLARQLAEAGEMRGFSTQLASLDDYAERLPANGAVAIVCASYNGVAPDNAAEFHRWLDKADDSLNGVRFSVFGCGNTDWAATYQAVPRRIDERLEALGATRVHPRGEGDAREDMDGAFQDWSDALWPELVKAFDIKTGADTPVQSEPLYTLEELPPPQKNAIVDALGAVALRVIENRELQSGGNGEAGRSTRHVELMLPEGLIYRAGDHLSVVPRNSPAQVERAMARFGFDRTAHVRLHAGAGRKAALPVEQVIAVDRLLGDYVELQDVATRKQIATLAAYTECPFTKPRLAALSGSDEASQAAYKADVLHKRKSLLDLLEEHRACQVPFAVFLEMLSPLSPRYYSISSSPTMTPGKCSVTVGVVSGPAKSGIGTFEGVCSNFLARAEAGDTVHGVVRETTAEGFRLPDDASRPLIMVGPGTGLAPFRGFLQERAAQIEAGNALGEALLFFGCRHPEQDFIYADELQAWAHRGVMKLHTAFSRAGERKVYVQDLIREQAAEVWKLLEAGAVVYVCGDGSRMEPDVRRTLSDLAREHGHDSTAWMDKMIADQRYVLDVWAGS